The sequence below is a genomic window from Ischnura elegans chromosome 2, ioIscEleg1.1, whole genome shotgun sequence.
cCGAGTGACCAAGTGatgcctgaaacgattttatacaatGTGAAGTTTGTCCTTAATTTTCTGTTCAATTTGATGCTGAACACCACAGCAATTAATTGAACTTCACCCATATTGGTGATAACTTCTATGCATGTAACTTCTCGAATCCAGTCAACAGACCATTGAAAGGATAATGGAAGGAAAGGCTAGTACTGTAAGGGAATGGCATGCGACTGCTAATTTAGGGAGGGAGGCACTTGTTTGGGTAAAAAGGGAGGGATGCCAACAGTCTCACTCATGAAAGAAAGAGTACTTGCCATTAAGATAAAAAGAGTCAGGGATAGTAGGGAGGAAGAGATGGTCGAAaattctattacttttttcacaCAGCCACCTGTACATGTATATTTCCCGCAGCAGAAGGGTTAACATCATCTCACATGCCACCATGTCCCACATCTGCACCTGAGGCTATCAGATATGCCCTGCAATCCAGGCAATTCCTTACCCAAACTGCTCCAGACTGACACATGATCATGCACTTCATAGTATTGTGCTTTTTCTGGTCATTTGGTGTTACGTCATAAGCAGTTATAGGTATATGAAGGAAGAACAAATCTAAATGCATATTCATTTGTCCTTATTAACATTTCGATAGTGCCAAGGCATAGTCAGCTACAGCACTCAATGTTTTACCCAAAACCAAATCAATTCATGATACATTGATCACCAATGATGCTGTTCTACAAGATTTCCCATGAACAACTTGACATAAAAAGATAAATCTCCCCAAAAATGTAATTCCAAACATCAACACAGGCTAGATAAAGTATTTGGATTACATTTAAATCTATTGAGAAAGTTATATTTCCCTAGGAAATTCATATAGAAAGTTCGATTACAGCTATACATATATGTCATATTTCCCAAATACACTTAAGTTATAGACAAAGCCTTCCTTGAGGATAACTTATCACTGACATCGGCTACTAAAGTAGCCTCCACACACATTATTAGAATACCCACCTTAAAGGCTAAAACGTGAGTGGCAGCTCTACTGTAAGCAGGGGAATCTGTCTTGGAGGTCAGCCTAGAGTTTGGTAAagatttaaatatattcttttttaagtAATTCAGTTTCTCCTCCAATGGGCCAATGTCTGGAGCAGGTAGTGACTCtttaatttcctgaaaatattgaatacgaacatgaataaaaactcaaataaagAGCATTAATATAGTCACATAATGCAacaacatgaaattaaaaaatcacaCATTATTTCCCTCAAAAACTCACCAAAACtttattcacttaaaaaaatatggccaCCAGGCCTACTAAAAAGTTGATAGGGAGAATAGTATGGGTATTGCTattcttcaaatttaaataaCTGCTCAACACTGTTGCACGCTTAAAAAAACAGGCTAATGATGATAAATATGGGTGCTTAAGTAAAAATTACTTACACCCTCCAAACTTGGATGCTTTTCAGCAATGGAATGAATCACTTCAATTAGCTGGTCTTGAGAGAGTCCTTTCAGAGCAGCTTGTAGGGGGCCGGTGAAGTTAGAGAAAGTCTTGTCTTGTCGATTTTTCTTTGGCGTTGGTGATCCCTGGAAACAAGCCTTTCAATCAATTGCAAACTTCAAAACAAAGGTGAGAATAGAAAGGCATAGCCTTAATAAGctagcaaaaaataattcataaaactaCACCAAACAAATTTGAAATAAGCTTTGAAGTTATTCCTTCTACCAACGCGTCATGGCACTCTAAAATGGAATGCGAAAGAGTGCTGGAAAGATTAAATTAGTACggacataaatgaaaatagtAGCGAGTACCTTTTTACTCTTTTCAGGCGTAGGAAACAGCTCTTTTGGATCGTTCAAGAGCAGCCTCTTCCGAGGGGTACTTCGCAACACAATTCCGTTTGCCCCCACTTTACAATTGGGACTTCCATGCTTAACAGGGGTTCTCTCCTTATAACCCAAATCTCGTTTGCGATCCGTCTCATCAGGGCTCCACGTTACAGGCACTCTTCTTCTGCCTCTTTGCtgtattatcatttcatcaggaGACGGCGATGGGGACATATAGGAAGCCGGCAAGTTGTGAATGATAGTTGTTGCCACATCTTGAATGTTATCCCGGGGGTTGGCAGCTAAATTAGTCCAGCATGCAAAACATAGATTCACTTTAGTGCAGGTAACTTGAGGGCATTACTGCAAAAATTCTGGCGAATAAATGCAACCAGCTAAAAGATTACCAACATCAACCAACCTGTAAGAACGGGCAATCGACTATCTTCGGCGGAAAAAACCAAAGAAATCTCGGCAAGAGCACTTCTGGTAGATCGTCGCCCAATAACCCCAGTCCCTTGGTTATTAGGAGGAGTATTCATTATCCTAAAAAATGCATCATTTATAAATCGGCTATAGAGACTTGTAAAAACAAAGCAATGATCTTGACCGTGACGTTGTATATTACTGACGCGCCAAAATACCATTATACATATACACACTATTTTTTAGGcgttgttttaaaaatgaaaacatcccATCATCAGAATATGTTTCATGCCTAGATTACTCTTAAAAATCATTACTGTGAGAGAGAAGTAAAATTTGCAACAACTTCCGGTAGCTgtgatttttatgcattaatacgAACTTTTCAAAAGATATGTTTACAAAGGGcaagtttttaattatatcacAGAAATAAATGGACTACAATGCTCAACACTTCAATAATAAAGTCAAGTTCACTGGTATGAGCAAACACTACCTGCCAGCATAAGCGTTCAGGCATCACCGCAATAGTACACGTCACATATTCGTTTTATGGACGAATTAACAGCTATATTCCACTGATTTACATACTTACTGCACCAGAGAAGTCTTATAGAAGCTCAGGCTTCATGAAACACAGCTAATGCAGTCCTCAAACTCCAGAAACAACTTAGTAATTTCAAATCTTTTACCTCTGCCTTCATCAGATGCCCACGCGAAGAATTTCGCGGGATTTTACCAAGCAGTATTGTGATTGGCCGCAGCTGGAGATACTGTCGCCAATGAAGTAGGGGTCGTAGGGGAATCGAAGGAGATTGCACAAGAATGACAAAACATAAAATACCCATTTCAACACGGTAGCACTGTAGTAACTTGCAGAGTTCAATGATCTttgatagaattaaaaatatcattccttGCATTATGCTATACCGAGGCCCAGGGTACAGAACACAAAGCGATTTATAGCGTCGCACCGACGATGTAAATGTTAGTTGATATTTCTGCTAATTCTTCGATCATTCATTAGATTTGCAATTGAAATAGaaagcatttaaagaatttgcaTCCAGTATAAGCTTCCGCATGAGCTACACTCTATGTCTAAAACTGCTAGTGGCATAAAATGGTGCGAAATGCAAATTATCTTTCACCCGATTGAGGAAAAAAGTACAGATGGAACCCCTATGGAATTAGGTCTCTCTTctatattattcatttataattgaaaatattcagagaaatatcATTCGAAATGTGATATGCCATTATTTTGGCactattgttgaattttcatacGCGATCCGCTCATTTCCGGTTTAAATGGACTCCTGGGTATGATTAGCTTGAGCAACCTCGCAGCTGCTTGCGGGGTGTTCCGGGGGCTGCTAAAGATCTCGGGGTGAGTTGTTGTGGTATTGACCTACAATGGCACACTTCTGAAACGCTGacttttttgaaagaaattatcaTCGTAGGGCACAGTTAAGGCTGTGCATACGACTGTTGTCCTCGTAAATGTGTCAATTGGAAAGAGGTTTACCATTTGTTTATACTTAATGCTGCCGTAGTTATCCATGTTAATCTAAAATTTTATGGATTACTTGTTTACCTGGTGTTGTGGCTATTGAAGAGTTATAGTGGTACATATCTGTCACTGATCGATTCATCTTGTGAGTATTAGCGATCCGACCTTAACTATTTTTGAAACCAAAGAAGAGAAAGTATTGATGTTTGAATTTATTGTCCCAGCTCCAATTTTGGATCCAGTTTACGTTTTGGATATCGTATCCAGTTATCGAAGTAATCCAGAACTCCGATAGCAGAATGCCAAGCAGAACATCTAAAGCAGACAATGTTTCGAAGAGATATTCATGAACTAAGTGTTGGCAATCTGAGACTTCCCGATGGATAGAGGAATCCGTGTGTTAAAAGCAGTGGATCTGCGTCAAACAATGGAAGCGTTGGTGGAAGATTTAAGCCATGCACTTGAAGAATCAGCTGGGTCGTCTTCAAACCGTCGACGTTGGGGTCTTAGAAGGAAGACCAGGTCAACGGGAAATCTGAGTAAGTCGTGCAAAATGATTAAAATCGATGcctcttcattttttctttagaTTATGTACATGAATTTGTTCTTTAAACCAGTGATCGTAATAGTTCCTTATCCCTTGAATATCAAATTGCCTGTTATGTGTTATTTGTGTGCGATATTGTGTTAAACACCCTTTTATTGCTGAATTATCTGTTATTTTGAAGGCAGCATCAGCAGGGGAGATAAAGCGTTCAACTAATGAATATTCTATTGCGGTTCTTATTCCTTGGCACGGTATTGCATCTAATGTTTTCATGTTATTCTTCATTGTTAAATGTTCCAATATTCAATGAGTCCGTTTAGACTATTTCCTCTTAAGTCCTTAATGTGACTTCATTTATTGTGACTGTTGTGGCTAGAAATGTTTTCACCATTTACACATTCTTGTGTTCGAAGCTGTAGGTTGTCTTCTTGGTGGCCTGTACTGTGGTTATTGATGTTACTCGAGCTGATTTGAGGGAAGAACTTATGTTTTTGAGCTTGGTAAAATTCCTGCCTAGTAGGAAATGAGTTTTAGACAGTTGTTTTCAATGTAGATTTAGGTTTTCGAGCGATAATACTTAccaaatgtgcacatactctgtttttatgtgttttttccttttaaactCGCCACAACACGGTGGTATCCTTATGAATATTTAAAGGTTATTCCATGTGTTGTGGTTCACATTTCTGTTCTTATGCACactgagaaataattattttagtccTTAATTGACAAATTTAACTTTATAGCGACGTgtgcacatttcatttttattacattccttgtacatgtatcttattattttttagcaatggCATTCAGAGGACACAGTGATGATTCCAGTAGCAGCATTGGTGATTTTCTTTTATCCCGAGATAAAGGTGTATCAAGTTTTCACCAGGTTGGTTAAAGATATCACACTCATATTATCTGCTAACCACGCaggaaaaatgtgaaacaataagAGCTATGGTCTTTTTCAGAGCGACTCTGATGAAATGAGTCCAAGCCCAGATGTGCAACATCGTCTGGCACCTTTGAGCCTTCAACCAAGGAAGTCTACTAACTCAGCTCATGGAAACTTTGTTGAATCTGACtctgttaatgaaaatttctctCCTATTCGTCCAAGTACTAAAAGGTAGGATATTGTGATTATGAGATTGTAAGGTACATCACGTTGATCTGTGTTAGAATTGCTTCTCTAACATTGGTAGTGCTAAAAGTACAGGTATCTCTCTTAAGTGACACCATTATGAGCTACTAGTTGGTGAGTCTTGActgtgtcatttttttaaaatataagtgcctcactcactcaatgattgattaaaaaaattgttcctaTTCATTTCATGTGTGGTAGAAGTTACCCCAAACTTAATGACAGGCATGTGAAATTCTGGGTAGAAATCCACCTCCTTTCCTAAGCATCCTTGTGCTTGTAGGAGAGCTATGCGTGCATAGAATGGTATAATAAAGTGCAAAAATGTGTATGCTATCAGTTTTATAATGCCTCAAGGCAACATGTTTGTGTACGTAGCAGCAGATCCAAGGGAAAGCCAGAACTTAGAACTCAAGCATATTCACTGTTTAGGCAATAAATGCATAATCTCTTCATTTTTCTGGTT
It includes:
- the LOC124154248 gene encoding uncharacterized protein LOC124154248; amino-acid sequence: MNTPPNNQGTGVIGRRSTRSALAEISLVFSAEDSRLPVLTAANPRDNIQDVATTIIHNLPASYMSPSPSPDEMIIQQRGRRRVPVTWSPDETDRKRDLGYKERTPVKHGSPNCKVGANGIVLRSTPRKRLLLNDPKELFPTPEKSKKGSPTPKKNRQDKTFSNFTGPLQAALKGLSQDQLIEVIHSIAEKHPSLEGEIKESLPAPDIGPLEEKLNYLKKNIFKSLPNSRLTSKTDSPAYSRAATHVLAFKKCVIEQGRQLVDSQHWDSVLEYVFLAWSYVRATPLWDNPPHNAARRQCFKSLATQCMTALKRGNWSPEACDEIAEKMESCVADCEDMQMCMKQLSAIRKKL